The nucleotide sequence TCGACCACCGTCCCCGCTCCGGAATCGACGCCGACACGGTCACAGCGGTCGGCGAGCGGGCACGCCTCCGGACCGTCGAGACACGACGGGTTTCTGGCCGAACAGTACTCCCGCCCGAACTGGATCATGGCGGTGTGACCGAAGCCGCACTTCTCGGTCGGCACCGCCGCCTCCAGGGCCGCCCGCACTCCCTCGTGATCCGCGTCGGGCGGCGCCAGGCCCATCCGGCGGGCGATGCGGTGGACGTGGGTGTCGACGGGGAAGACGCCGCCCCGCCCGCCCGAGAAGAGAAGGACGCAGTCGGCGGTCTTCGGCCCCACCCCGCGCAGCTCCAGCAGTCGCTCGCGCACCGCCTCGGGGTCGCCCTCGCGGACGAAGGAATCGAACGCAGCGGCGTCGCCGAAGTCGGCGAGGACCGCCTCGGCGGCCTCCTGGATGACCCGCGATTTCTGGTTGTAGAGCCCGGCCGGCTGGATGACCTCGGCGACGACGTCGCGGTCGGCGGCCGCGAGCGTCGCCGCGAGGTCGCCCTCGCCGCCGTACCGTTCGATCAGGGCGTCGAAGGCCGGTTGGCTGGCGACGTCGCTCGTGTTCTGGCTCAGGATCGTGCGGACGAGACAGGGGAAGGCGTCGCGGCCACCGTAGGCCTTCTGCCAGTAGATGTCGCCGAGCGCGTCGACGACCGCCTCGGCCCGCGTCTCCGGATCCCCGGTGGCGAAGCGGGCCTCGCTCCCGCCGTCGGTGCCGCCGCTGATGTTCTCGACGGGTTCGTCGGGCATGGGCGTCCGTTGGCGGCCGATCGGAAAAAGCGCGGCGTCACTCGACGGTCAGCGTCAGGGTAGGGTCGGCGCCGTCCGCGAGGGCGGCGACCATCCCGCGGTCCAGGTCGGCCGCGGCGGCGTCGGCGGCGACGGCGACGGTGCGGTCGTCGACGTAGGTGCTCGTCCGGACGACGGCGCTCCGGTCGCTGTCGAAGGTGAGGTCGGGGTGCCCGCGGGCGCGCACCTCCTGGGTCGCCCCGTCGACGTCGAGGGTCAGGGTGATCGTCGCCGCGGGGTCCCGGCAGGCTTCGGCGAAGTCGGTATCGAAGTCGGCGGGCGCCCGGTCGGCCTCGATACCGACGATGCAGTCGCCGGCGGGGGTCAACCAGTCGTCGGTCGTCACCTCGAAGGTGGTGTCGTGGGTCGCGGCGACGTGTTCGTGGCCGCGGGCGTGTACGACCTCTCGCATGGCGGGTCGTCGCCGGCGAGCCCGTTTAGCGGTGACGGTCACTCCCTGACGACGGTCACCGTCACCGCGCCACAGGCACACTCGTAGGCCCGGCGCTCGCCCCCCTCGGTCCGCATCGCCACCATCAGGGCGTCGTCGTCAAGGGGTCGATCACAGCCGGCCGCCTCGCAGGTACTCGTGAGGTTCTCGAGCATATCCGGTGGTAGTCGGGCGACCGACATGAATCCGCGCCGTCCCCACGGTGAAACTGAAACTGGAGCGGTATTGATGGGGGGTTCTTTATATACTCCGCCGAGGACGTTGTGAACGGTTCACACGGCCGGTACAGCGGCTTGTGGTACCGTTTCGCACCCCTTCAGCCACCGAAGTGTTTATGTATATGTCGGCTGTATACGTTGTTACCAACGCGTCTCCGGCGCGTGGCGGTATCGCTCGCAGAATGATCGGGAACTCTTATCCACGGTTGATTGCGGGACGAC is from Haloplanus salinarum and encodes:
- a CDS encoding DUF371 domain-containing protein translates to MREVVHARGHEHVAATHDTTFEVTTDDWLTPAGDCIVGIEADRAPADFDTDFAEACRDPAATITLTLDVDGATQEVRARGHPDLTFDSDRSAVVRTSTYVDDRTVAVAADAAAADLDRGMVAALADGADPTLTLTVE
- a CDS encoding endonuclease III domain-containing protein, producing the protein MPDEPVENISGGTDGGSEARFATGDPETRAEAVVDALGDIYWQKAYGGRDAFPCLVRTILSQNTSDVASQPAFDALIERYGGEGDLAATLAAADRDVVAEVIQPAGLYNQKSRVIQEAAEAVLADFGDAAAFDSFVREGDPEAVRERLLELRGVGPKTADCVLLFSGGRGGVFPVDTHVHRIARRMGLAPPDADHEGVRAALEAAVPTEKCGFGHTAMIQFGREYCSARNPSCLDGPEACPLADRCDRVGVDSGAGTVVDPADSDG